The following are encoded in a window of Carettochelys insculpta isolate YL-2023 chromosome 30, ASM3395843v1, whole genome shotgun sequence genomic DNA:
- the LOC142003908 gene encoding protein S100-A7-like translates to MASDLEGAVNSIIDIYRSYTKDLDCLDREGFENLMKDHASHFLADTCPSDTTVEECISHLFDDTDKDGDGCIHFNEFCSTVAMVAIHAHDHTHLPY, encoded by the exons ATGGCGAGTGACTTGGAAGGAGCCGTGAACTCCATCATCGATATCTACCGCTCATACACCAAAGACCTCGACTGCCTGGATCGGGAGGGGTTTGAGAACCTCATGAAGGATCATGCAAGTCATTTTCTCGCTGACACTTGTCCG AGTGATACGACAGTAGAGGAGTGCATAAGCCATCTGTTTGATGACACTGACAAGGACGGAGATGGCTGCATCCATTTTAATGAGTTCTGTAGCACCGTGGCGATGGTGGCCATTCACGCCCATGATCATACACATCTGCCTTACTAA